The nucleotide window ACGGGAGAGTTTTGATTGGTGGAAGTAACCCGCATACATATTATAATTTTACAAACGTACTTTTTCCTACTGAATTAAGCCTTGAGGCATTTTCGCCATCATATTTGGATCCGGGTTCATCCAAGATCCGACCCAAGATCATTTCACCCGTAACCCAAACGAAAATCCAATATGGCAAACAAATAGTTGTGCGGTTCACGGTTCAAAACCAGGTGGTTCTGAACCGTATCTCAGTAATAATGGTGGCACCTTCGTTTAACACGCACTCATTTTCAATGAACCAAAGGTTGTTGGTTCTCGATGGCGGTAACACAAGGAGTGTCGGGAAACTGACATACGAAGTTAACGCAACAACACCACCGTCTGGACACATTGCACCACCAGGGTATTATATGCTATTTGTGGTACATCAAGATATCCCAAGTGAAGGCATTTGGGTTGTTATATGAGCAACGACGGAATAGGGTATAGATATACGATTACAAATTTACATATTTGTTTTGTTTCGCTTTAACACTCTATATAATTGTAGTATATctttatagaaatatatatagttatttgttataaataattttaatacaagatataattaaaattaaattactgttaattacttttataatttttttaatattgtcaTATAAgctataaattaattaatatagGAATCCATACGTCAATTTTGCACACACATGTAACATGGGTTGCAAAGAAGGCAAAAGGGTTGAGAGATATTCGTTGCCATTTAGTCGAACCTGCCAAAAGACATTGTCTGCTTCAATGTATTCCCTTTTGATCTATTTATTACTATGGACAAATATGTTTTGGTTCTTTTCTTTTTGTCAACGACGAAGACGAACATGCTGTTCTTTCTTTTAATTAAGAGTTACTTATTGATTTTAATTTGAGAAAAATGGGGATGACATGACAGAAGATGAAATTGCAAGAAAACACTTTTTCTCTTATTACCATAACTATTCTGTAGATACCATAGCTATGTAATATAGGCAACAAATTAACGAAATCCATTATCATTCACTTTCGACTAACTGATTTTGTTGACTTCATACTGCTTATCTGTACTGACATTCGGCGAGCTAAACGATCACAGCGATTTGTATCTTAAACATATCGAACTCTGAGTATCTATGATAAAACCGTATGTGGAATGAAGTGTTTGATATGTTCATTAAATTCTAAGGGAGCATTTGGTTTGCGGATTTTTCTTGAAAGATTTGGCGTTTGTTGAAAGAATTGgaattttgaagaaattagatTTGGACTAGTTCGTCGAAATTCCAAAGAGTACGCAGGGGCGGACCCAagggcgcacccccggggaaaaaaaaattagtgttaaATTTCGTCGAAAATCccatccgcaccccttggaatttttcgtccacaccccttggatttttcgaccgcacccttgaacgcaccccttaggtaaaaagtgttatcaatttatattttaattttttggtaaactcttatttaaaaaaaaaaatactacctaaattatataacttttaatacctaactaactaaacccaaatactcatacatttacccacttataattcctaactagctagcccactaagtcttagcccattaaccaaacccaataatatttcaaactataataaaataattaaagcccaaaacctttagaaattctctcccgctctctccctctcttgcgtccctgcactgccaacgaacaacatcacccagcgacaacagtccagcagccggcgaccaccgtaatcagccaccataccaccgtcgtttgacaccgaatctaaccggaatccgaacacgggtaagtttctttgtattttgatgattttggttgatattataggagaaaaaaaggtaataaagttgttaaataggtttgaaattttgtgtgttttgacgttgtttatggttttttagatgatttttagggtgattatgttgtttatatatttttagggtgattacaactaacgttatgatttctaggcttgaatagttgaaaattaaaattgaaacattatgttatggagcgatgaacttatgttatatagagaaagaattgtttaaaaatttagttttaagtgatgttttggatagatttcaaaaaatgaaaacccgtagagcgtcgacgttttaattatgtttgtaacaaagtttacatgtttttgattattatataaatttagtttgatgttcatttgttttacatgacccgacccgacctgaTACGAACCGATTATTTTACTCATATaactaggggcctaaaatttttaaaaatgttccgcacccccatggaaaaattcctgggtccgccactgagaGTACGCCTGATAGCTATCCGATGCATGTAGTAGGTTTTGGCGTAATTTAAAAACCTTACAAACACAATCTACATTCTTAGAGTAAGTGTAGACTAGATCCTAAAGGTGGTCAACAATTTTACCGCATAATAAGGAACCATCCGTAGCACTACGATTTGCAATTATTCAAACTAGTCGATGAGCGAGCTCACATCAGCTCAAACTCGACTTAATAATATATGAGTTGATTGCAAGCGAGTTCCTCGAGTTATTTTCAAAAGAGATTCGAATGAAGAGATATTTGAATAGCCCTATTACATCATATATTTTTTCTAGTGACGGATCCAAAAAAAATTCTAATAGGTTTCTTTTGATATATTTTCACTATTTCTCACTTGTTTCTTTTTTCAAACCGATTGGGTTCTTAGAAACCCACAAAATATGGCTAAATTCACCACTATGTCATTTGTGTCTTGGTGTTTCCATTCTCGATGAACATTAAATAATGATAGTTGACAACGTACATGGTGGTTAATATTTTCGGTAAGATCACCCATAATGGAGGGGGGTTTGGGCGTTTTTCCTTAAAAAACGCCCTCCACGCCATCCTAACCATCCCCTGagtgtttttttcaaaaaaaaaaaaaaaaaaaaaattgaagagCGTTTTATTTAAAACGCCTAATTCAAAATGGGTGACCAATAATATTTTTTTGATGGTTTTAtctttatattttattaaatttttttaGAATATCTAATCGGTGCAAGATTTAAAGCCCCACTATACTCTTTTTGAACTTCAAGCCCCTTTGCTGACTAGGCGTCCTGTGTTATTCATGCCCAAGGGTGAGACATTTGTTTCACTCACCACTACACATGGGCTAAATGATGAAGAGTGGAGGTTTTGTTTTGAGACGTGAATTATTTTTCTTCATATAATATAAAATCCGGAAACTAAAATAAATACAATTGTCTTTTCACAAATGTACTCATTTAACATAAATAGAGTTACCGAACTAACAAGAACTCTACACAAATGTATAATCACTCCACGTGAACCCAAACGCCTTCACTTGGGATATCTCGATGTACCACAAAAAGCAGATAATACCCCTCCGGTGCTACGTTACACGAAGGTGGCGCCGTCACACCAACTTTGTAGTTTGTGTCACCGGCGATCTTGGTGGTCATGTTGCCACCATCTAACACCAACAACCTTTGATTCATTGAAAAGGAGTGTGTGTTAAACGAAGGTGCAACCATTGTCACATATATTAAATTCGTGTCCACTTGTGATTGAACTTTGAACCGTATATCCACCCGTTTTCCATATTGAATACGGGTGGCAAGCGAAAGAATCTTTGGGCGAAAAACGGATGCGGACACATCCAAGTAAGAAGGTGAAAACGCTTCTAGACTTAATTCAGTAGGATAAAGTACGTTTGTGAAATTATATCGTTCATGAGGGTTACTCCCACCAACTAGAACTCGACCATCTCGAACCAAAACCACAGCCGAATGGTACATTCGAGGTATGGTGCTCGGGTTCTGCACTTCAAACCGAGACCCGATTGGATCATCCGGTTTGTAAATAACCGGTTTCAAAACCGGGTTACGCCCATATTCCCACCCTGCGGTCCCACTAGATCCACCATTAATAATCAAAACGTTACTATTCGGGAGCAATAACATGTCACCCATAACTCGACCCATAGGCATGGTTTCCATGACCCATTTAGGATCCGGGTCGGATATTTTAATCCGCCCACAACTATCCAATGCACCATCAAATTTACCATTTTTAGCGTTGATATGTGCTCCTTTAGGGGCACCCCCGCACACCAAAACTTCAACCACAGCTACAACCCCTTGTACTATCCGCATTGGAAGTAGTACCGCCGAGCCCGTACTCGGATAATTCCTCGGGTCACCACCGGGTACTTCCGGGTACGCCTTGACCACTACATTTTTTGAATAATCGTACAAAATCGCGCGATTATTCgcgaaaataaataaatttccATCCGTATGTAGAAACACAAAAGGGTATAAGTTATTCTCAATTTGTTGATCATATGTTTCAACAAGAAAGGGTAAACTTTGTGATTTCTCCGCGGGTGATCTTTTCGGGTAGAACTCGAAATTATACTGCCTGCGGCCGCCAATAATAATCTGGCGGCCGTCAGGCAGTATATGACTCGTAGCATACCATCTTCTTTCAATCAATCCGGAATCTATCTCTCGCCAATCGCATTCATCACACGATTTATAAACTCTAACGACATGATCACCATCGTTGAATCCGCCCGTCTGGACTAAGCTGCCATCGGGTGTTAAAGCTCCGGAAGAACACCAAACGTCCGTGAGAACCATGAGGGGGCGAATGGTGTTCGAGGAAACATCGTATTCTACAGAATGAGCGGTGCAGTCGAGCTTCAACGCCATATCATTCGGGTCGGACCGACATTTTTTGTCGGGGAGGGAGATGTTTGAGGGGCCAAAATCTGTGCGGTCAAAGATTACAACACGGTCGTTAGGGAGGAGTTGCATGTGCATGGCGGAAATGCCAATGGTTTGGTGGAGGAGGGACCAGTGGCCGGGTGCGGCGGGGCACGGTGGGaggtggtggaggaggaggagggtgAGGAGGAGTGTCATGGGACTCATCATGTGTCGGTGGTTTGCGGTGGTGGTAGATTTGGGTGGTGGTTGGAAACTATAAAGACAGCTATGTAAAGAAACATTATTCATGATTTCATGTGGTGAATTAACCACAAATAGATATGGTGCCAGCTATAATATAAATTTGAACATGTTGGGTAGACAAGTTGTAGCATTATCAAGTTTTAACTTTTAACATAGTACGTTTTAAACATTATTCATTCATATTAACAAAATATTTAgatgtataaaaatattattaatgGCTTCATATTTAGATATGACAGCCATTTATCCTGAAATAAATGTCATTTATCACACACAAATAATTGACGATAAGAACTGATCGAGTTAAATAGCACGGTCGGTAAACAGCTTGAAGTCTCTGGGTAGGcaataaaaatatatgtttactttttttttttgttataaatgCGAAACATTACAAGATATGGATAATTTATGGGTTTTAATGATTGAGGAATAGTTATTTTgcatttttaactattttcatttttaatttttcataaTATATAATTATAGCCTAGTGCTattttggtggtgggataaggctttgaGACCAGTGGGTCTTGGGTTCAATTCTCACAGGGGGTTTTtaccatatttattgggtttcctcctgaatttgtGTATACGCATTATggctagtggagatggatatgatcaggtggttccgctgatgacacgatgatacttcagcggtccgtcagtgatccaaatttgccgttaaaaaaaactattttcaaGTTGTTTATATTTTAAAAAGTCTAACCCACACCCTCTAAATCTAATTGTAAATCGAAATTAGTGtttatttagagtaaattgctaaaatagtccTTAACGTTTGTTCACATTTGCTAGATCCATACAAAAAAAGATTTTTTCTCATATGAAccactgaggtttcaaaaaagttgctaaatccatccaaacttcagggacgattttagcaatttaataaaacaaactttttttggatggatttagcaaatgtgaacaaacgtcagggacgattttagcaatttactctatttttttattttcatctttttattatatctcttaattaacataaaatctatttattttcatctttttattaaatttcttatttaacataaaatctactagtttttttttttctttgaacgACGAATTTCTACAACAGGCGATAGATTCGCACATGCTTTTGCAGGCCCTCCACCCCACTCTGGccaagactatgttgtcttaaccgggctcaCGCTTGGCATCAGAGTTTGGCTTGGCGCTCCCCGACAAAATTTCCAGCCTACTGCCATATGCGAGTAGTTGCACCCTCCACAAGGGCCGAAAACTCTCTTGAGTAAATGTACTGTAATAGAAAACTCGGGTGTGCTCTGCGGGTTTCGAACCTGTGACCAGGCCTTCACCCAC belongs to Helianthus annuus cultivar XRQ/B chromosome 5, HanXRQr2.0-SUNRISE, whole genome shotgun sequence and includes:
- the LOC110941826 gene encoding aldehyde oxidase GLOX, yielding MNNVSLHSCLYSFQPPPKSTTTANHRHMMSPMTLLLTLLLLHHLPPCPAAPGHWSLLHQTIGISAMHMQLLPNDRVVIFDRTDFGPSNISLPDKKCRSDPNDMALKLDCTAHSVEYDVSSNTIRPLMVLTDVWCSSGALTPDGSLVQTGGFNDGDHVVRVYKSCDECDWREIDSGLIERRWYATSHILPDGRQIIIGGRRQYNFEFYPKRSPAEKSQSLPFLVETYDQQIENNLYPFVFLHTDGNLFIFANNRAILYDYSKNVVVKAYPEVPGGDPRNYPSTGSAVLLPMRIVQGVVAVVEVLVCGGAPKGAHINAKNGKFDGALDSCGRIKISDPDPKWVMETMPMGRVMGDMLLLPNSNVLIINGGSSGTAGWEYGRNPVLKPVIYKPDDPIGSRFEVQNPSTIPRMYHSAVVLVRDGRVLVGGSNPHERYNFTNVLYPTELSLEAFSPSYLDVSASVFRPKILSLATRIQYGKRVDIRFKVQSQVDTNLIYVTMVAPSFNTHSFSMNQRLLVLDGGNMTTKIAGDTNYKVGVTAPPSCNVAPEGYYLLFVVHRDIPSEGVWVHVE